In Deinococcus proteolyticus MRP, a single genomic region encodes these proteins:
- a CDS encoding menaquinone biosynthetic enzyme MqnA/MqnD family protein produces the protein MPTSCAASSLTSAPYRAGWIHYTNVAPILDPLVLPPTVTALTGVPTQMNAALLEGRVDIANISVAEFIRNADRLAALPDFSVSVLGQVYSVNLFHTCPLPELQRVALTAQSATSVALLEVLLRGWGLSPELVRDEGTAQELLARGYDGVLRIGDSALREWYEVVGPLGENASMTRLPHRDGGITVTDLSEEWYRLTGQPFVFAVWAYRKDAPPPPELLRAMRDARREGLGSLGEISQRHAAKLKLPRRVVQHYLWNFRYHLEEPDRRGLQRFAELLRPDHAELEWGPEITP, from the coding sequence ATGCCTACGTCCTGTGCTGCAAGCTCCCTGACCTCGGCGCCCTACCGCGCCGGCTGGATTCATTACACCAATGTCGCGCCTATCCTCGACCCGCTGGTGCTGCCGCCCACGGTCACGGCGCTGACGGGCGTGCCCACCCAGATGAACGCTGCGCTGCTGGAAGGCCGGGTGGACATCGCCAACATCAGCGTGGCCGAATTTATCCGCAATGCCGACCGCCTGGCGGCCCTGCCGGATTTCAGCGTGAGCGTGCTGGGGCAGGTGTACTCGGTGAACCTATTTCATACCTGCCCGCTGCCTGAGCTGCAGCGCGTTGCCCTAACCGCCCAGAGTGCGACCAGCGTGGCGCTGCTGGAAGTACTGCTGCGCGGGTGGGGCCTGAGTCCCGAGCTGGTCCGCGACGAGGGCACCGCACAGGAGCTGCTGGCACGCGGCTACGACGGCGTGCTGCGAATCGGGGACAGCGCCCTGCGCGAGTGGTACGAGGTGGTGGGGCCGCTGGGCGAGAACGCCAGCATGACCCGCCTGCCGCACCGGGACGGCGGTATCACGGTGACCGACCTGTCGGAGGAGTGGTACCGCCTGACCGGACAGCCGTTCGTGTTCGCGGTGTGGGCCTACCGCAAGGACGCGCCGCCCCCACCCGAACTGCTGCGGGCCATGCGTGACGCCCGGCGTGAGGGCCTGGGCTCACTGGGCGAGATTTCCCAGCGCCACGCGGCCAAGTTGAAGCTGCCCCGGCGGGTGGTGCAGCACTACCTGTGGAACTTCCGCTATCACCTGGAAGAACCCGACCGGCGCGGCCTGCAGCGCTTTGCCGAGCTGCTGCGGCCGGACCACGCCGAGCTGGAATGGGGGCCGGAAATCACCCCCTGA
- a CDS encoding cupin domain-containing protein, which yields MTDNMTYKVSRGETRHGENGEHHLVQGENSSMRLWHNEQPSDTADKQPHANDYETLGYVISGRVELTVEGETLTLEAGDSYLVPRGKQHTYRVLETLNAVEVVTPAQG from the coding sequence ATGACCGACAACATGACCTACAAAGTAAGCCGGGGCGAAACCCGCCACGGCGAGAACGGCGAACACCATCTGGTTCAGGGCGAAAACAGCTCCATGCGCCTGTGGCACAACGAGCAGCCCAGCGACACCGCCGACAAGCAGCCCCACGCCAACGACTACGAAACCCTGGGCTATGTCATCAGCGGCCGGGTGGAGTTGACCGTGGAGGGCGAGACCCTGACCCTGGAAGCCGGCGACTCCTACCTGGTGCCGCGCGGCAAGCAGCACACCTACCGCGTGCTGGAGACCCTGAACGCAGTGGAAGTGGTCACGCCCGCCCAGGGCTGA
- a CDS encoding nitroreductase family protein, translating into MTDVTSAHLTADQLLSVKDAIETRRSIRRFVQEPMNQDDLREILRLASLAPTANNVQPTRFVVIQNKELQEKLQAVSYNQSQVTSAPAVIVVYADMEDVLSNVEETLPASMDEEQIKMRADRLRGQFQDQDVAQRGQWALSQANIAFGFLMLAARGMGYDTVPMLGFDPSEVKKLLNLPDHVEFAGILPIGKRDEEGFPHHRHSVDRITAWK; encoded by the coding sequence ATGACCGATGTGACTTCTGCCCACCTGACTGCCGACCAGCTCCTGTCCGTCAAGGACGCCATCGAAACCCGCCGCAGCATTCGCCGGTTCGTGCAGGAACCCATGAATCAAGACGACCTGCGCGAGATTCTGCGCCTTGCCAGCCTGGCCCCCACCGCCAACAACGTGCAGCCCACCCGCTTCGTGGTGATTCAGAACAAGGAACTGCAAGAAAAGCTGCAGGCCGTGTCCTACAACCAGTCACAGGTGACGAGCGCCCCCGCCGTGATTGTGGTGTATGCCGATATGGAAGACGTGCTGAGCAACGTGGAAGAAACCCTGCCCGCCAGCATGGACGAGGAGCAAATCAAGATGCGGGCCGACCGTCTGCGCGGTCAGTTCCAGGACCAGGACGTGGCGCAGCGCGGCCAATGGGCCCTGAGCCAGGCCAACATCGCCTTCGGCTTCCTGATGCTGGCGGCACGCGGCATGGGCTACGACACCGTGCCGATGCTGGGCTTTGACCCCTCTGAGGTCAAGAAGCTGCTGAACCTGCCCGACCACGTCGAGTTCGCGGGTATCCTGCCCATCGGCAAGCGTGACGAGGAAGGCTTTCCGCACCACCGCCACAGCGTGGACCGCATCACGGCCTGGAAGTAA
- the mqnE gene encoding aminofutalosine synthase MqnE, with translation MDWLRDPDLKPIAAKVEAGERLSFEEGMYLFRTRDLNGLMRLADLQKRRLHGDKVYFVHSMRLEFTNICYVGCTFCAFAAHKGEERAWDYSPEEVVQEVGRRYLPGITELHMSSGHHPNHPWEYYPAMVRGLRAAYPDLQVKAFTAAEIKHLSRIARKPTLEVLRELQAAGLSAMPGGGAEIFAERVRRQVAKNKVKSDEWLQIHSEAHSLGMRTNATMLYGHIETLEERLDHMHRLRELQDDSLHKYGGGFHAFIPLAFQPLGNTLAQNLGKTEYTTGLDDLRNLAVARIYLDNFPHIKGYWVMIGSELTQVSLDWGVSDIDGTIQEEHIAHAAGATSPMRLSEEGLIRMIQRAGRLPVLRDAYYNELAEFPAAESSAAD, from the coding sequence ATGGACTGGCTCCGCGACCCCGACCTCAAGCCTATTGCCGCCAAAGTAGAGGCGGGCGAACGCCTAAGCTTCGAAGAAGGCATGTACCTGTTCCGCACCCGCGACCTCAACGGCCTGATGCGCTTGGCCGACCTGCAAAAGCGCCGGCTGCACGGCGACAAGGTGTACTTCGTGCACTCCATGCGGCTGGAATTCACCAACATCTGCTACGTGGGCTGCACCTTCTGCGCGTTCGCGGCGCACAAGGGCGAGGAGCGGGCCTGGGACTACTCGCCGGAAGAAGTGGTGCAGGAGGTGGGCCGCCGCTACCTGCCGGGCATCACCGAGCTGCACATGAGCAGCGGCCACCACCCCAACCACCCCTGGGAGTACTACCCCGCGATGGTGCGCGGCCTGCGGGCGGCTTACCCCGACTTGCAGGTCAAGGCGTTTACCGCCGCCGAAATCAAGCACCTGTCGCGGATTGCGCGCAAACCCACCCTGGAAGTGCTGCGCGAGCTGCAGGCGGCGGGCCTGAGCGCCATGCCGGGGGGCGGCGCGGAAATCTTTGCCGAGCGGGTGCGCCGGCAGGTCGCCAAAAACAAGGTGAAGTCGGACGAATGGCTCCAAATCCACTCCGAAGCGCACTCCTTGGGCATGCGCACCAACGCCACCATGCTGTACGGCCACATCGAGACGCTGGAAGAACGCCTGGACCACATGCACCGCCTGCGCGAGTTGCAGGACGACAGCCTGCACAAGTACGGCGGCGGCTTCCACGCCTTTATTCCGCTGGCCTTTCAGCCGCTGGGCAACACGCTGGCGCAGAACCTCGGCAAGACCGAGTACACCACCGGCCTGGACGACCTGCGGAATCTGGCCGTGGCCCGCATCTATCTGGACAACTTCCCGCACATCAAGGGCTACTGGGTGATGATCGGCTCCGAGCTGACGCAGGTGAGCCTGGACTGGGGCGTGAGCGACATAGACGGCACCATTCAGGAAGAGCACATCGCCCACGCGGCCGGGGCCACCAGTCCGATGCGGCTGAGCGAAGAGGGCCTGATTCGCATGATTCAGCGGGCGGGCCGCCTGCCGGTGCTGCGCGACGCCTACTACAACGAATTGGCCGAGTTCCCGGCAGCGGAAAGCAGCGCGGCGGACTGA
- a CDS encoding winged helix-turn-helix transcriptional regulator: MTSPSPLSEHPAEFCPVYRAIGILQEKWVLHIIRVLLQQEMGFNELARAVGGCNSATLTQRLDHLERLGIVSKRLEDGPTRLGRSVYALTPAGQELQVVIDAIGSWAQAHLPAQAIPDAPAAPSS; encoded by the coding sequence ATGACCTCTCCTTCTCCACTTTCCGAACATCCGGCCGAATTCTGTCCGGTGTACCGGGCCATCGGTATCCTGCAGGAAAAATGGGTGCTGCACATTATCCGGGTGCTGCTCCAGCAGGAGATGGGCTTCAACGAGCTGGCCCGCGCCGTGGGCGGCTGCAACTCCGCCACCCTGACCCAGCGCCTGGACCATCTGGAACGCCTGGGCATCGTCAGCAAGCGGCTGGAGGACGGCCCTACCCGCCTGGGCCGCAGCGTGTACGCCCTGACCCCCGCCGGGCAGGAGCTGCAGGTGGTGATTGACGCCATCGGCAGCTGGGCGCAGGCGCACTTGCCGGCCCAGGCCATTCCCGACGCTCCGGCTGCCCCCTCATCCTGA
- a CDS encoding TCR/Tet family MFS transporter yields MTQPPRRPATLLFILIVVLIDVMGIGLVVPVLPGLVKELSGSEAAGARMIGILTAAYAVMQFLMAPILGRLSDRFGRRPVLLVATAGMALDYLVLYFAPSVWWLLLGRMVAGATGASLTVINAYIADVSPPEERAANFGKVGAMFGVGFILGPALGGLLGDYGLRVPFLFAAGISALSWLYGLLILPESLPPGKRTPGWNWAEVNPLKPLAALTAYPAVRNLTGVFILVGLAMQVIFTTWVLYTEAVLGWTAGQNGVALAVSGLLSALVSAFLVGRAVSAWGEKKTLLVGLGFGVAEFLILSVANTTPLLYFSLVVGAITGLAQPAIQGYVSSQVADSEQGRVQGAITSLQSVVGIVGPLLATSVFAAFTAEHAPLGLHFPGAAFLMAAALMVAGIGLTLRAFRRNERLAGKG; encoded by the coding sequence ATGACTCAGCCACCCCGCCGCCCGGCCACCTTGCTCTTTATCCTTATCGTGGTCCTGATCGACGTGATGGGCATCGGGCTGGTGGTGCCGGTGCTGCCGGGGCTGGTCAAGGAGCTGAGCGGGTCCGAGGCTGCCGGAGCGCGCATGATCGGCATTCTGACCGCCGCCTACGCGGTGATGCAGTTTCTGATGGCCCCCATTCTGGGCCGCCTGAGCGACCGCTTCGGCCGCAGGCCCGTGCTGCTGGTGGCGACGGCGGGCATGGCGCTGGATTACCTTGTGCTGTACTTCGCGCCGAGTGTGTGGTGGCTGCTGCTGGGCCGCATGGTGGCGGGGGCCACGGGGGCCAGCCTGACGGTGATCAACGCCTACATTGCCGACGTGTCGCCGCCCGAGGAGCGGGCCGCCAACTTCGGCAAGGTGGGGGCGATGTTCGGTGTGGGGTTCATCCTGGGGCCTGCGCTGGGTGGGCTGCTGGGCGACTACGGCCTGCGGGTGCCGTTCCTGTTTGCGGCGGGTATTTCGGCGCTCAGCTGGCTGTACGGCCTGCTGATTCTGCCCGAATCGCTGCCCCCAGGGAAGCGCACGCCTGGCTGGAACTGGGCCGAAGTAAATCCCCTCAAGCCCCTGGCCGCGCTGACCGCTTACCCTGCCGTGCGGAACCTCACGGGCGTGTTCATCTTGGTGGGCCTCGCCATGCAGGTCATCTTTACCACCTGGGTGCTGTACACCGAAGCGGTGCTGGGCTGGACGGCGGGCCAGAACGGGGTGGCGCTGGCCGTGTCGGGCCTGCTGTCGGCGCTGGTGAGTGCCTTCCTGGTAGGGCGGGCCGTCAGTGCCTGGGGCGAGAAAAAGACGCTGCTGGTGGGCCTGGGCTTCGGCGTGGCCGAGTTCCTGATTCTCTCGGTGGCGAACACTACGCCGCTACTGTACTTTTCGCTAGTGGTGGGGGCCATCACGGGCCTGGCGCAGCCGGCCATTCAGGGCTACGTGAGCAGTCAGGTGGCCGATTCGGAGCAGGGCCGCGTGCAGGGGGCCATCACCAGCCTGCAAAGCGTGGTGGGCATCGTGGGGCCGCTGCTGGCGACCAGCGTGTTTGCCGCTTTTACCGCCGAGCATGCTCCTCTGGGCCTGCATTTCCCCGGCGCGGCGTTCCTGATGGCCGCCGCATTGATGGTGGCGGGCATCGGGCTGACGCTGCGGGCTTTTCGCAGGAATGAGCGGCTTGCGGGTAAGGGTTGA